A part of Fusobacterium simiae genomic DNA contains:
- a CDS encoding tRNA threonylcarbamoyladenosine dehydratase, producing MFLQRTELLIGSDNIEKLKNSNVIVFGLGGVGGATVEALVRAGIGNLSIVDFDIVDKTNLNRQIITTQSAIGKSKVEVAKERILSINPDINLTVYNEKFFKENIDLFFKDKKYDYIVDAIDLVTSKLDLIEFATNSKIPIISCMGTGNKINPTKFKIADIKKTSVCPLAKIIRKELKKRRINKLKVVYSDETPRKPLNLDGGREKFKNVGSISFVPPIAGMLLASEVIKDICEL from the coding sequence ATGTTTTTGCAGAGAACTGAACTATTAATTGGTTCTGATAACATAGAAAAATTAAAAAATTCTAATGTTATTGTTTTTGGACTTGGTGGTGTTGGTGGTGCAACTGTTGAAGCACTTGTTAGGGCTGGGATAGGAAATTTATCCATTGTTGACTTTGATATTGTTGATAAAACTAACCTTAATAGGCAAATTATTACAACTCAATCTGCCATAGGTAAATCAAAAGTTGAAGTAGCAAAAGAAAGAATTTTATCTATAAACCCTGATATAAATTTAACTGTATATAATGAAAAATTTTTTAAAGAAAATATTGATTTATTTTTTAAAGATAAAAAATATGATTATATAGTTGATGCTATTGACTTAGTTACATCAAAATTAGATTTAATTGAATTTGCAACTAATTCAAAAATTCCAATAATTTCTTGTATGGGAACTGGAAATAAAATAAATCCAACAAAATTTAAAATAGCAGATATTAAGAAAACTTCTGTTTGTCCCTTAGCAAAAATTATTAGAAAAGAATTAAAAAAAAGAAGAATTAACAAATTAAAAGTTGTTTATTCTGATGAAACACCAAGAAAACCACTTAATTTAGATGGTGGACGGGAAAAATTTAAAAATGTTGGAAGTATTTCATTTGTACCACCTATTGCAGGTATGTTACTAGCAAGTGAAGTTATAAAAGATATATGTGAACTATGA
- a CDS encoding zeta toxin family protein yields the protein MDKNFYIFAGVNGSGKSTLYKTNFLNKNIKNSVRINTDEIVYSFGSWKNSTDQIKAAKIAIQLRNKCFLEKKSFNEETTLTGKTILKTIDKAKELGYKIYLYYIGVNSPEISKQRVKNRVLRGGHDIPSDIIEKRYYESLKNLEKIVSKCDVIEIYDNSKVFSRVFYYENNQIFENSIKKIKWIKDNLKKELENLEIKF from the coding sequence ATGGATAAAAATTTTTATATTTTTGCAGGAGTTAATGGTTCTGGAAAATCTACACTATATAAAACAAATTTTTTAAATAAAAATATTAAAAATAGTGTAAGAATTAATACAGATGAAATTGTTTATTCCTTTGGAAGTTGGAAAAATAGTACAGATCAAATTAAAGCTGCTAAAATAGCTATTCAGCTAAGAAACAAATGTTTTTTAGAAAAAAAATCTTTTAATGAGGAAACAACTTTAACAGGAAAAACTATTTTAAAAACAATTGATAAGGCAAAAGAACTAGGTTATAAAATTTACCTTTATTATATAGGAGTTAATAGTCCAGAAATTTCAAAACAAAGAGTTAAAAATAGAGTTTTAAGAGGAGGACACGATATTCCTTCTGATATTATTGAAAAAAGATACTATGAATCTCTTAAAAATTTAGAAAAAATTGTTTCTAAATGTGATGTTATAGAAATTTATGATAATAGTAAAGTATTTTCTCGTGTTTTTTATTATGAAAATAATCAAATTTTTGAAAATAGTATTAAAAAAATTAAGTGGATAAAGGATAATCTAAAAAAAGAGTTAGAAAATTTAGAAATAAAATTTTAA
- a CDS encoding ABC transporter permease, producing the protein MKIFTLTNKILSFLLIILFWFVLSKIYPPVVVPSVSQVWESIKSILLDTSLLKEILITIIRLLIGFSFGLIFSIIFSIIITRSKLIGDIFYPIIEFLQVVPPISWLILAILWLGLNGKPAILIVSISIFCIMTISLVNSINNIDKKLLEVADIFHLSKFKKWKYIIVPSLYPAFETALIVCLGTGVKLVVMAEVLTIDSGIGGEITNARLNIETEMVIAWSVIIVGIYFILGGIVKCLKKCQWIRKFWYRNLLAKDIMKN; encoded by the coding sequence ATGAAAATCTTTACTTTAACAAATAAAATATTAAGTTTTTTACTTATTATTTTATTTTGGTTTGTCCTTAGTAAAATATATCCACCTGTTGTAGTTCCAAGTGTAAGTCAAGTTTGGGAGAGTATCAAAAGTATACTGCTAGATACTTCATTATTAAAAGAAATTTTAATAACTATTATCAGATTGCTTATTGGTTTTAGTTTTGGGCTAATATTTTCTATAATTTTTAGTATTATTATAACTCGTTCAAAGTTAATAGGAGATATATTTTATCCAATAATTGAATTTCTACAAGTAGTCCCCCCTATAAGTTGGTTAATTTTAGCTATATTATGGTTAGGATTAAATGGAAAACCTGCTATTTTAATTGTTTCTATCTCTATATTTTGTATTATGACTATATCTCTGGTAAATTCTATAAACAATATAGATAAAAAATTATTGGAAGTTGCTGATATTTTTCATTTATCAAAATTCAAGAAATGGAAATATATTATAGTCCCTTCACTTTATCCAGCCTTTGAAACAGCACTAATAGTATGTCTTGGAACAGGTGTAAAACTTGTTGTTATGGCAGAGGTTTTAACAATAGATAGTGGAATTGGTGGAGAAATAACAAATGCAAGACTTAATATAGAAACAGAAATGGTTATTGCTTGGTCAGTTATAATTGTAGGAATTTATTTTATCTTAGGAGGTATAGTAAAGTGTCTGAAAAAATGCCAATGGATAAGAAAATTTTGGTATCGAAATCTATTAGCAAAAGATATAATGAAAAATTAA
- a CDS encoding ABC transporter ATP-binding protein has translation MSEKMPMDKKILVSKSISKRYNEKLILDDINFEMFSGEILGLLGPSGIGKTTLLNILVGSEKETSGEIINYHHNKIGYVFQEDRLLNWLTLFENIKLIKEDIDENVIWENLSLVGLKDYYNYFPKELSGGMRQRGSIARALTFAGNIMLFDEPFKSLDIKLRFELLDLMRKLKEEKNTSILFVTHDIEEALYICDRILILKGQPANISKEINLVKKRKENKLSIEDEVELKREILNSLY, from the coding sequence GTGTCTGAAAAAATGCCAATGGATAAGAAAATTTTGGTATCGAAATCTATTAGCAAAAGATATAATGAAAAATTAATTTTGGATGATATTAATTTTGAAATGTTTTCAGGAGAAATTCTAGGATTACTTGGACCTTCTGGAATAGGGAAAACAACACTTTTAAATATTTTAGTTGGTTCAGAGAAAGAAACAAGTGGAGAGATAATCAATTATCACCATAATAAAATAGGTTATGTATTTCAAGAGGATAGACTTTTAAATTGGTTGACATTATTTGAGAATATAAAGCTAATTAAAGAAGATATTGATGAAAATGTGATTTGGGAAAATTTATCTTTGGTTGGATTAAAAGATTACTATAACTATTTTCCCAAAGAATTAAGTGGTGGAATGAGACAAAGAGGTTCTATTGCAAGAGCATTAACATTTGCAGGAAATATAATGCTTTTTGATGAGCCATTTAAATCACTTGATATAAAGTTAAGATTTGAGCTTTTGGATTTAATGAGAAAATTAAAAGAGGAAAAGAATACAAGTATTCTTTTTGTAACTCATGATATAGAAGAAGCTTTATATATTTGTGATAGGATTTTAATTTTAAAAGGACAACCTGCTAATATTTCAAAAGAAATAAATTTAGTAAAAAAAAGAAAAGAAAATAAATTATCTATTGAAGATGAAGTTGAATTAAAAAGAGAAATTTTAAATTCTCTATATTAA
- the efp gene encoding elongation factor P, whose amino-acid sequence MKIAQELRAGSTIKIGNDPFVVLKAEYNKSGRNAAVVKFKMKNLISGNISDAVYKADDKMDDIKLDKVKAIYSYQNGDSYIFSNPETWEEIELKGEDLGDALNYLEEEMPLDVVYYESTAVAVELPTFIEREVTYTEPGLRGDTSGKVMKPARINTGFEVQVPLFVEQGEWIKIDTRTNEYVERVKK is encoded by the coding sequence ATGAAAATTGCACAAGAATTGAGAGCGGGGAGTACAATAAAAATTGGAAATGATCCATTTGTAGTATTAAAGGCTGAATATAATAAATCAGGAAGAAATGCTGCAGTAGTTAAGTTTAAAATGAAAAATTTAATTTCAGGAAATATATCAGATGCTGTTTATAAAGCAGATGATAAAATGGATGATATTAAATTAGATAAGGTAAAAGCGATTTATTCTTATCAAAATGGAGATTCTTATATATTCTCTAATCCAGAAACTTGGGAAGAAATAGAATTAAAAGGTGAAGATTTAGGAGATGCACTAAACTATCTTGAAGAAGAAATGCCTTTAGATGTTGTTTATTATGAATCAACAGCTGTTGCAGTTGAGTTGCCTACATTTATTGAAAGAGAAGTAACTTATACTGAACCAGGTTTAAGAGGAGATACTTCTGGAAAAGTTATGAAACCTGCAAGAATAAATACTGGATTTGAAGTTCAAGTTCCTCTATTTGTTGAACAAGGTGAATGGATAAAAATAGATACAAGAACAAATGAATATGTTGAAAGAGTAAAAAAATAA
- a CDS encoding MORN repeat-containing protein: MNKDLKKFIFLLIATIIVAFAISYSYSAYQNYQQEKKIEEVKKAFSFDTNETKEVNPKEAWQEQRLEALESLGYTRVDIRPFYKRLYDKLTGKKVYNYKSIDDETKTVTVEVKDNKIVEKFFNGDKLTTNQELVANDDFTSYDLKSYDLDTKVVTTFKDVLNNDTYLNTKNGIIEYEDGKTIEFTHQNGAMNGPAVENLPNGDKIEFNFVNNKRVGEGEKFYKNGDREIFTYGENNLKNGTSIYYFANGDVEETTYVNGVLQGPAKYTYKDGVMEHYEYKDGKRIEN, from the coding sequence GTGAATAAGGATTTAAAAAAATTTATTTTTCTTCTAATAGCCACAATTATAGTTGCTTTTGCTATTAGTTATTCTTATTCCGCTTATCAAAATTATCAACAAGAAAAAAAGATAGAGGAAGTAAAAAAAGCTTTTAGCTTTGATACTAATGAAACAAAAGAAGTCAATCCAAAAGAAGCTTGGCAAGAGCAAAGACTTGAAGCATTAGAATCATTAGGATATACAAGAGTTGATATTAGACCTTTTTATAAAAGATTGTATGATAAATTAACTGGAAAAAAGGTTTATAATTATAAAAGTATTGATGATGAAACTAAAACAGTAACAGTTGAGGTTAAAGATAATAAAATAGTAGAAAAATTCTTTAATGGGGATAAGTTAACAACTAATCAGGAATTAGTTGCAAATGACGACTTTACCTCTTATGATTTAAAATCTTATGATTTAGACACTAAAGTGGTAACTACTTTTAAAGATGTTTTAAATAATGACACTTATTTAAATACAAAAAATGGTATTATAGAGTATGAAGATGGAAAAACTATTGAATTTACTCATCAAAATGGTGCAATGAATGGACCAGCAGTTGAAAATCTACCTAATGGAGATAAAATAGAATTTAACTTTGTTAATAATAAAAGAGTTGGTGAAGGAGAGAAATTCTATAAAAATGGTGATAGAGAAATATTTACTTATGGAGAAAATAATTTAAAAAATGGTACTTCTATATATTATTTTGCAAATGGAGATGTAGAAGAAACTACTTATGTAAATGGAGTGTTACAAGGTCCAGCTAAATACACATATAAAGATGGTGTTATGGAACACTATGAGTATAAAGATGGAAAAAGGATTGAAAATTAA
- a CDS encoding ABC transporter substrate-binding protein: MKKFKSLFLSLFLMLNMSIFGAEKTIYVGAPKAPPVLPVLRMIETNALGKDYKIDIKVWDSPEVLIAMVQGKEAQFFSFPIPVISKLYNKGLNVKLMNINTWGVTSLISKDPTVKSWRDLKGKTLYIVLKSSSPDAYTHYFLDKEGLKEKRDYNAVYANKAEIINIVAAGKADNAIMIEPDTTAILAKNPNFKIIVNFEEEWQKYKGDKSAIPTAGIGVLGEVAEKDPELVKKFYEEYAKALQWVKENPEEIGKLAKEKLGMDAEIIKKSVPKMGLNFVAAKDVKKILGEYYKIMLGYNPKIIGGKIPDENLYFNK, encoded by the coding sequence ATGAAAAAATTTAAGAGTTTATTTTTAAGTTTATTCTTAATGCTAAATATGTCTATATTTGGAGCTGAGAAAACTATATATGTAGGAGCACCCAAAGCGCCACCAGTTTTACCAGTTCTTAGAATGATAGAAACAAATGCCTTAGGAAAAGATTATAAAATAGATATTAAAGTATGGGACAGCCCTGAAGTTTTAATAGCTATGGTACAAGGAAAAGAAGCACAGTTTTTTTCATTCCCTATACCAGTAATATCTAAATTATATAATAAAGGCCTAAATGTTAAATTGATGAATATAAATACTTGGGGAGTTACTTCACTTATAAGTAAGGATCCAACAGTCAAAAGTTGGAGAGATTTAAAAGGAAAAACTCTTTATATAGTTTTAAAATCATCTTCCCCTGATGCTTATACCCATTATTTTTTAGATAAAGAAGGTTTAAAAGAAAAAAGAGATTATAATGCTGTTTATGCAAATAAGGCTGAAATTATAAATATTGTAGCAGCTGGAAAGGCAGATAATGCTATTATGATTGAACCTGATACAACAGCAATTTTAGCTAAAAACCCTAATTTCAAAATTATAGTAAATTTTGAAGAAGAATGGCAAAAATATAAAGGAGATAAGAGTGCAATTCCTACTGCTGGAATTGGTGTACTTGGAGAAGTGGCAGAAAAAGATCCAGAACTTGTAAAGAAATTTTATGAAGAATATGCAAAAGCATTACAATGGGTTAAAGAAAATCCAGAAGAAATAGGAAAACTAGCAAAAGAAAAACTTGGAATGGATGCAGAAATTATAAAAAAATCAGTACCTAAAATGGGGTTAAATTTTGTTGCTGCAAAAGATGTTAAAAAAATTTTAGGTGAATATTATAAGATAATGTTAGGGTACAATCCAAAAATAATTGGAGGAAAAATTCCAGATGAAAATCTTTACTTTAACAAATAA
- a CDS encoding type II toxin-antitoxin system HicB family antitoxin: protein MATINYIVVVKQLESGKFLISFPDFEGITTTAETEENIQNAALGVIKAKLAELKKANIEAPEPKKMMEVSKELKDGEFTTYVAVKESFDFKTTMTSLKDKESIKESAKEVTNKVNDFVNNIPQGKENLFGIGGGVLSILNTLFLAVVTIKLPFFGDYKIKFFQGLSGLADFSKEIKNAQLILIFSGILFLALAGLLIYSSFIKNRNILKYSIFGNIAFLIIFYIVLYVRLPGGEPRKYISVSYFKILLYIISIGLAYLTYDILNKKKDVIEENIKPLGSVLEKEENEEEKSE, encoded by the coding sequence ATGGCAACAATAAATTATATTGTAGTAGTAAAACAATTAGAAAGTGGTAAATTTTTGATTTCGTTTCCAGATTTTGAAGGTATAACAACAACAGCTGAAACAGAAGAAAATATACAAAATGCTGCTTTAGGAGTTATAAAAGCTAAATTAGCTGAATTGAAAAAAGCTAATATAGAAGCACCTGAACCAAAGAAAATGATGGAAGTTTCTAAAGAATTAAAAGATGGAGAGTTTACAACTTATGTAGCAGTTAAAGAAAGTTTTGATTTTAAAACTACTATGACTAGCCTTAAAGATAAGGAATCAATTAAAGAAAGTGCAAAAGAAGTTACAAATAAAGTTAATGATTTTGTGAATAATATACCTCAAGGTAAAGAAAATCTTTTTGGAATAGGAGGTGGAGTATTATCAATATTGAATACACTATTCTTAGCAGTTGTAACTATAAAGCTTCCATTTTTTGGAGATTATAAGATAAAGTTTTTTCAGGGATTGTCTGGATTAGCTGATTTCAGTAAAGAAATAAAAAATGCTCAACTTATTTTAATTTTTTCAGGAATATTATTTTTAGCTTTGGCAGGACTTTTAATTTATTCAAGTTTTATTAAAAATAGGAATATTTTAAAATATTCTATCTTTGGAAATATAGCTTTCTTAATAATATTTTATATAGTTTTATATGTAAGATTACCTGGAGGAGAACCAAGAAAATATATTTCTGTATCTTATTTTAAAATTTTACTTTATATAATTTCAATAGGGTTAGCTTATTTAACTTATGATATTTTAAATAAAAAGAAAGATGTTATTGAAGAAAATATAAAACCATTAGGAAGTGTACTTGAAAAAGAAGAAAATGAGGAGGAAAAAAGTGAATAA
- a CDS encoding DUF4241 domain-containing protein gives MQPTKEWLEKWQKAKKFLKPVKNLEDYFTLKEIAGKELDVMDIGLCSIPTGEFLVRDPLVYLGSKYEKEYFQKIPIGEFKTEVCVVKASDEDCDRYAAVRLKFNDNEISYFEEAMKGIEDLEDVNEGDYFGFAVDAGLACICDKKLHDLYCEFYEKFAKENPDGNIYDDYFAKLFEESYKDNPKYQRDGGDWINWNIPNTNYHLPMFQSGFGDGVYPVYLAYDKDNNPCQLIIEFIDVELAYSETDEEDED, from the coding sequence ATGCAACCAACAAAAGAATGGCTAGAAAAATGGCAAAAGGCAAAAAAATTTTTAAAACCTGTAAAGAATCTTGAAGATTATTTTACTTTAAAAGAAATTGCAGGAAAAGAATTAGATGTTATGGATATTGGGCTTTGCTCAATACCAACAGGAGAATTTTTAGTTAGAGATCCTCTTGTTTATTTAGGTAGTAAATATGAAAAAGAATACTTCCAAAAAATTCCAATAGGTGAATTTAAAACAGAAGTTTGTGTTGTAAAAGCTAGTGATGAAGATTGTGATAGATATGCAGCAGTTAGATTGAAATTTAATGATAATGAAATCAGTTATTTTGAAGAAGCTATGAAAGGTATAGAAGACTTAGAAGATGTTAATGAAGGGGATTATTTTGGCTTTGCTGTTGATGCTGGGCTTGCTTGTATCTGTGATAAAAAATTACATGACTTATATTGTGAATTTTACGAAAAGTTTGCAAAAGAAAATCCAGATGGAAATATTTATGATGATTATTTTGCAAAACTATTTGAAGAAAGCTATAAAGATAATCCAAAATATCAAAGAGATGGTGGAGATTGGATAAATTGGAATATTCCTAATACCAATTATCATTTACCTATGTTTCAGTCTGGTTTTGGAGATGGAGTATATCCTGTATATTTAGCTTATGATAAAGATAATAATCCTTGTCAACTTATAATTGAATTTATTGATGTTGAATTAGCATACAGTGAAACTGATGAAGAAGATGAAGATTAA
- a CDS encoding flavodoxin, which yields MKTIGIFYATLTKTTVGIVDEIEFFLKKDDFKTFNVKSGVKEIENFENLIFVTPTYQVGEAHAAWMNNLKKLEEIDFTGKVVGLVGLGNQFAFGESFCGGIRYLYDVVIKKGGKVVGFTSTDGYHYEETSIVKDGKFIGLALDEENQPNLTPKRIGDWIAEIKKEFK from the coding sequence ATGAAAACTATTGGTATTTTTTATGCAACTCTTACAAAAACAACAGTAGGAATTGTTGATGAAATTGAATTCTTTTTAAAGAAAGATGATTTTAAAACTTTTAATGTTAAAAGTGGAGTTAAAGAAATAGAAAATTTTGAAAATCTTATTTTTGTTACACCTACTTATCAAGTTGGTGAGGCTCATGCAGCTTGGATGAATAATTTAAAAAAATTAGAAGAAATTGATTTTACTGGTAAAGTAGTTGGACTTGTTGGGCTAGGAAATCAATTTGCTTTTGGAGAATCTTTCTGTGGTGGAATAAGATATCTATATGATGTTGTTATTAAAAAAGGTGGTAAGGTAGTTGGATTCACAAGTACTGATGGTTATCACTATGAAGAAACAAGTATTGTAAAAGATGGTAAATTTATTGGACTTGCTCTGGATGAAGAAAATCAACCTAATTTAACTCCAAAAAGAATTGGAGACTGGATAGCAGAGATTAAAAAAGAGTTCAAATAA
- a CDS encoding pseudouridine synthase, whose amino-acid sequence MRLDKFLVECGIGSRKEAKKLISNNEISVNGLNNVLAKDNINENFDIIEYNGKRLQYKEFRYYVMNKKAGYITATEDFREKTVMSLLPEWVIRKDLAPVGRLDKDTEGLLLFTNDGKLNHKLLSPKNHIDKVYYVEIANNILDKDVLKLEQGVDIGNYITQPAKVEKISENKIYLTIKEGKFHQVKKMLEAINNKVCYLKRVSFGKLKLDDLALGEVKEVNLEDII is encoded by the coding sequence ATGAGATTAGATAAATTTTTGGTTGAATGTGGTATAGGAAGTAGAAAAGAAGCTAAAAAATTAATCTCAAATAATGAGATAAGTGTTAATGGTCTTAATAATGTATTAGCAAAGGATAATATAAATGAAAATTTTGATATTATAGAATACAATGGAAAAAGATTACAATATAAAGAGTTTAGATACTATGTTATGAATAAAAAAGCTGGGTATATAACTGCAACTGAAGATTTTAGAGAAAAAACAGTTATGAGTTTACTACCAGAATGGGTAATAAGAAAAGATTTAGCTCCAGTTGGAAGACTTGATAAGGATACAGAAGGTTTACTTCTTTTTACAAATGATGGGAAGTTAAATCATAAGTTATTATCTCCAAAAAATCATATAGATAAGGTTTATTATGTTGAAATAGCGAATAATATTTTAGATAAGGATGTTTTAAAACTGGAACAGGGAGTTGATATAGGAAATTATATCACTCAACCTGCAAAAGTTGAAAAAATTTCTGAAAATAAAATTTATTTAACCATTAAAGAAGGTAAATTTCATCAAGTAAAAAAGATGTTAGAAGCTATTAATAACAAGGTTTGTTATTTAAAAAGAGTAAGTTTTGGTAAATTAAAATTAGATGATTTAGCTTTAGGAGAAGTTAAGGAAGTTAATTTAGAAGATATAATTTAA
- a CDS encoding NADH:flavin oxidoreductase, whose protein sequence is MAKINIFTDFKIKNIHIKNRIVLPPMVRFSLVGNDGYVTEDLIEWYGMIAKSGVGLIIVEATAVEEIGKLRENQIGIWNDSFIEGLTKVANEIHKYDIPCMIQIHHAGFKEKISEVPEEELDRILKLFEEAFVRAKKCGFDGIEIHGAHTYLISQLNSKLWNKRKDKYGEYLYFSKKLIENTKYLFDDNFILGYRMGGNEPELEDGIENAKLLESYGLDVLHVSSGVPNPEYKKQVKIDNFPKNFPLDWIIYMGTEIKKHVNIPVIGVSKIKKENQASWLIENNLLDFVAVGKAMISQDKWMEKARKDFNKKLSN, encoded by the coding sequence ATGGCTAAAATTAATATTTTTACAGATTTTAAAATAAAAAATATACATATAAAAAACAGAATAGTTCTTCCACCTATGGTTAGATTTTCTCTTGTTGGAAATGATGGTTATGTTACAGAAGATTTAATTGAATGGTATGGAATGATAGCTAAAAGTGGTGTAGGACTAATAATTGTTGAAGCAACAGCAGTTGAAGAAATTGGAAAATTAAGAGAAAATCAAATTGGAATTTGGAATGATAGTTTTATAGAAGGACTTACTAAGGTAGCTAATGAAATTCATAAATATGATATACCTTGTATGATACAAATTCATCATGCAGGTTTTAAAGAAAAGATTTCTGAAGTTCCAGAGGAAGAATTGGATAGAATTTTAAAACTTTTTGAAGAAGCTTTTGTTAGAGCTAAAAAATGTGGCTTTGATGGCATAGAAATTCATGGTGCACATACCTATTTAATTTCTCAGCTAAATTCAAAACTTTGGAATAAAAGAAAAGATAAATATGGAGAATATCTTTATTTTTCAAAAAAATTAATAGAGAATACAAAATATCTATTTGATGATAATTTTATTCTTGGTTATAGAATGGGAGGTAATGAGCCTGAACTTGAAGATGGAATAGAGAATGCTAAATTATTAGAAAGTTATGGTTTAGATGTATTACATGTTTCAAGTGGAGTTCCTAATCCTGAATATAAAAAGCAGGTGAAAATAGATAATTTTCCTAAAAACTTTCCATTGGATTGGATAATATATATGGGAACTGAGATAAAGAAACATGTTAATATCCCAGTTATAGGAGTGAGTAAAATAAAAAAGGAGAATCAAGCTAGTTGGCTTATTGAAAATAATTTACTGGACTTTGTAGCAGTTGGAAAAGCTATGATTTCACAAGATAAATGGATGGAAAAAGCAAGAAAAGACTTTAACAAGAAGTTATCAAACTAA
- the earP gene encoding elongation factor P maturation arginine rhamnosyltransferase EarP has product MEINSIDIFCEVIDNYGDVGVAYRLAREFKRIYPDKKIRFIINQTEELNLIKKSEDIEILTYKDIFKIENPADLIIETFGCEIPKEYMDKAINNSKLIINLEYFSAEDWVDDFHLQESFLGGNLKKYFFIPGLSKKSGGILLDNEFLERKKKVEKNKQYYLEKFGINKKYDLTGSVFSYEKNFDSLIKELKKLDKKILLLILSEKTQKNFIKYFDNNNNYDKIHFVKLPFFTYDKYEELLALCDFNLVRGEDSFVRALLLGKPFLWHIYPQDENTHMKKLKSFLEKYCPDNEKLKETFINYNINKDDFSYFFKSFKEIKEHNEKYASYLIKNCNLMEKLINFTENIGGKN; this is encoded by the coding sequence ATGGAAATAAATAGTATAGATATATTTTGTGAAGTAATTGATAATTATGGAGATGTTGGAGTAGCTTATAGATTAGCAAGAGAATTTAAAAGAATTTATCCTGATAAAAAAATAAGATTTATTATAAATCAAACAGAGGAATTAAATTTGATTAAGAAATCAGAGGATATAGAAATATTAACTTATAAAGATATTTTTAAAATAGAAAATCCTGCTGATTTAATAATAGAAACTTTTGGTTGTGAAATTCCAAAGGAATATATGGATAAAGCTATAAATAATTCAAAACTTATTATTAACTTAGAATATTTTTCTGCTGAGGATTGGGTAGATGATTTTCATCTTCAAGAATCATTTTTAGGAGGAAACTTAAAAAAATATTTTTTTATACCAGGTCTTTCTAAAAAAAGTGGAGGTATTCTTTTAGATAATGAATTTTTAGAAAGAAAGAAAAAAGTAGAAAAAAATAAACAATATTACTTAGAAAAATTTGGAATTAATAAAAAATATGATTTAACAGGTTCTGTCTTTTCTTATGAAAAAAACTTTGATTCTTTAATTAAAGAATTAAAAAAATTAGATAAAAAAATTCTTTTGTTGATATTAAGTGAAAAAACTCAAAAAAATTTTATAAAATATTTTGATAATAACAATAATTATGATAAAATACACTTTGTGAAGTTACCTTTTTTTACTTATGACAAGTATGAAGAACTTTTAGCATTATGTGATTTTAATTTAGTTAGAGGAGAAGATAGCTTTGTTAGAGCCTTACTTTTAGGAAAACCATTTTTATGGCATATCTATCCTCAAGATGAGAATACACATATGAAAAAGCTAAAAAGTTTTTTAGAAAAATATTGTCCAGATAATGAAAAATTAAAAGAAACATTTATTAATTATAATATAAATAAAGATGATTTTTCTTATTTTTTTAAAAGTTTTAAAGAAATTAAAGAACACAATGAAAAATATGCTAGTTATCTGATAAAAAATTGTAATTTAATGGAGAAATTAATAAATTTTACAGAAAATATAGGAGGAAAAAATTAA